The following nucleotide sequence is from Aspergillus nidulans FGSC A4 chromosome I.
CCCATCTGCACTCTGTAGTCACAAATGTGTTTTGCCGTCGGTTGCTTCCATATCTGGCATCTGCTGAGCCGAGCCGAGCCAACATATTTTACGTATCTAGCCTCTTAGAATCACCCCTGGAGGATAACAGCCGATTAGGCATTTTGTCCACCAATAACTATTGACACCTTCAAATTTTTTAATCAGTCCTGTTCACCTGCCTGAGTTTTAACCAGCTACTCTGCGTACCAAACCCGATAAAAGTCAACCCTTCCGTAGGATCGTCAATTACCGGGCGAGCGCTCGTGCAAGCCGTAGGGGCCATGACGTCATATATGTGAGCACACGAATTAGCGGGAGCAGGGGCCATTTTCCATTTAGTGAACCATGGACTGCGACGGGCCTCATTTAACACCTGAACTCGCCACAGCTGAGCACTCGGCAACACACTGGTTGCGGCAGTTGTGGTCTTAAGATTCAGACTTGGCTTCTTA
It contains:
- a CDS encoding uncharacterized protein (transcript_id=CADANIAT00007279); amino-acid sequence: MYWDGDCNLKIKQAYQRTISSRTLLFPVYRPTKALKHLVTEFVRSTADIWAISVTSHVPEPVLRCGSFDADKKPSLNLKTTTAATSVLPSAQLWRVQVLNEARRSPWFTKWKMAPAPANSCAHIYDVMAPTACTSARPVIDDPTEGLTFIGFVIGGQNA